Proteins co-encoded in one Lates calcarifer isolate ASB-BC8 linkage group LG17, TLL_Latcal_v3, whole genome shotgun sequence genomic window:
- the fnbp1l gene encoding formin-binding protein 1-like isoform X2: MSWGTELWDQFENLDKHTQWGIDFLERYAKFVKERLEIEQNYAKQLRNLVKKYCPKRSKDEEPRFTSCLSFYSILNELNDYAGQREVVAEEMAHKVYGELMRYGQDLKAERKHHLQEGRKAQQYLDHCWKQMDNSKRKFERECKEAEKSQVTYERLDNDINATKSEVEKAKAQFYLRTHMADESKNEYAAQLQNFNAEQWKHFNNSIPNIFKNLQDMDERRTVKLGETYRSFAEAERRVVPIISKCLEGMVSAAKAVDERRDSAIVVESFKSGFEPPGDFPFEDFSQNLSRTGLDGSISNTPKGDRDRDGVPGPRSDPKHPMSRTKNKLWLFGKKPKAPSLEDFSHLPPEQRRKRLQQRIDELNKELQKEMDQRDALNKMKDVYEKNPQMGDPNSLQPKISETICNMEKLRSEIHKNETWLSEVEGKQSSRGDRRHSADNHHHTPQGRESPEGSYTDDTNQEHHTPHHRTSPPQPGHPNPDPHEFDDEFDDDDPLPVIGHCKALYSFDGQNEGTLVMKEDEVLYIIEEDKGDGWTRARKQSGEEGYVPTSYVEITMEKNSKGAVTYI, encoded by the exons GACCAGTTTGAAAATCTggacaaacacactcagtggGGGATTGATTTTCTGGAGCGCTATGCAAAGTTTGTTAAGGAGAGGCTGGAAATTGAGCAAAACTACGCCAAGCAGCTACg GAACCTGGTAAAGAAATACTGTCCAAAACGCTCGAAGGATGAGGAGCCAAG GTTCACATCATGTCTGTCGTTCTACTCCATACTGAATGAACTCAATGACTATGCTGGTCAGAGGGAGGTGGTGGCGGAGGAGATGGCTCACAAGGTGTATGGAGAGCTGATGAGGTACGGCCAGGACCTCAAAGCTGAGAGGAAGCAT CATCTACAGGAGGGCAGGAAGGCACAGCAGTATTTGGATCATTGCTGGAAACAGATGGACAAT aGTAAAAGGAAGTTTGAGAGAGAGTGTAAGGAAGCAGAGAAATCCCAGGTGACCTATGAGCGGTTAGATAATGACATCAATGCCACCAAGTCAGAAGTGGAAAAG GCCAAAGCCCAGTTCTACCTGCGGACTCACATGGCTGATGAGAGTAAGAACGAGTACGCTGCTCAGCTACAGAACTTCAATGCAGAGCAGTGGAAACATTTCAACAACTCCATACCAAACATCTTCAAG AATCTGCAGGACATGGACGAACGTCGGACGGTGAAGCTCGGCGAGACATACCGGAGCTTTGCTGAGGCAGAGCGGAGAGTTGTTCCCATCATCTCCAAATGTCTAGAAGGAAtggtttctgctgccaaagctgTCGATGAGCGAAGG GATTCGGCCATTGTCGTGGAGTCATTTAAGTCAGGCTTTGAACCTCCAGGTGACTTCCCCTTCGAGGACTTCAGTCAGAACCTGAGCAGAACAGGCTTAGATGGGTCCATCAGCAACACACCCAAAGGAGACCGAGACAGAGACGGGGTCCCCGGACCACGATCTGACCCAAAACACCCTATGAGCAGAACCAAGAATAAACTTTGGCTGTTTGGGAAGAAACCAAAG GCCCCATCTCTGGAGGATTTTAGTCACTTACCTccggagcagaggaggaagaggctgcagcagaggatCGACGAACTCAACAAAGAGCTCCAGAAAGAGATGGACCAGAG agaTGCCCTGAACAAGATGAAGGATGTGTATGAGAAAAATCCACAGATGGGAGACCCCAACAGCCTGCAACCTAAAATATCAGAGACCATTTGCAACATGGAGAAGCTGCGCTCAGAAATCCACAAAAATGAG ACTTGGTTATCTGAGGTGGAGGGAAAGCAGAGCtccagaggagacagaagacacagCGCTGACAACCACCATCACACTCCTCAGGGCAGAGAAAG TCCTGAGGGCAGTTACACAGACGACACCAATCAGGAGCATCACACACCTCACCACCGCACCAGTCCTCCACAACCTGGACACCCAAACCCTGACCCTCATGAGTTTGATGAtgaatttgatgatgatgaccCGCTGCCTGTCATTGGACACTGCAAAGCGCTGTATTCCTTTGATG GTCAGAATGAGGGGACGCTGGTGATGAAAGAAGATGAG GTGTTGTACATCATAGAGGAGGATAAAGGTGATGGATGGACGAGGGCGAGGAAGCAGAGCGGAGAGGAGGGCTATGTTCCCACCTCCTACGTAGAAATCACCatggagaaaaacagcaaaggtGCTGTCACCTACATCTGA
- the fnbp1l gene encoding formin-binding protein 1-like isoform X1, which produces MSWGTELWDQFENLDKHTQWGIDFLERYAKFVKERLEIEQNYAKQLRNLVKKYCPKRSKDEEPRFTSCLSFYSILNELNDYAGQREVVAEEMAHKVYGELMRYGQDLKAERKHHLQEGRKAQQYLDHCWKQMDNSKRKFERECKEAEKSQVTYERLDNDINATKSEVEKAKAQFYLRTHMADESKNEYAAQLQNFNAEQWKHFNNSIPNIFKNLQDMDERRTVKLGETYRSFAEAERRVVPIISKCLEGMVSAAKAVDERRDSAIVVESFKSGFEPPGDFPFEDFSQNLSRTGLDGSISNTPKGDRDRDGVPGPRSDPKHPMSRTKNKLWLFGKKPKAPSLEDFSHLPPEQRRKRLQQRIDELNKELQKEMDQRDALNKMKDVYEKNPQMGDPNSLQPKISETICNMEKLRSEIHKNETWLSEVEGKQSSRGDRRHSADNHHHTPQGRESPEGSYTDDTNQEHHTPHHRTSPPQPGHPNPDPHEFDDEFDDDDPLPVIGHCKALYSFDGQNEGTLVMKEDEVLYIIEEDKGDGWTRARKQSGEEGYVPTSYVEITMEKNSKGS; this is translated from the exons GACCAGTTTGAAAATCTggacaaacacactcagtggGGGATTGATTTTCTGGAGCGCTATGCAAAGTTTGTTAAGGAGAGGCTGGAAATTGAGCAAAACTACGCCAAGCAGCTACg GAACCTGGTAAAGAAATACTGTCCAAAACGCTCGAAGGATGAGGAGCCAAG GTTCACATCATGTCTGTCGTTCTACTCCATACTGAATGAACTCAATGACTATGCTGGTCAGAGGGAGGTGGTGGCGGAGGAGATGGCTCACAAGGTGTATGGAGAGCTGATGAGGTACGGCCAGGACCTCAAAGCTGAGAGGAAGCAT CATCTACAGGAGGGCAGGAAGGCACAGCAGTATTTGGATCATTGCTGGAAACAGATGGACAAT aGTAAAAGGAAGTTTGAGAGAGAGTGTAAGGAAGCAGAGAAATCCCAGGTGACCTATGAGCGGTTAGATAATGACATCAATGCCACCAAGTCAGAAGTGGAAAAG GCCAAAGCCCAGTTCTACCTGCGGACTCACATGGCTGATGAGAGTAAGAACGAGTACGCTGCTCAGCTACAGAACTTCAATGCAGAGCAGTGGAAACATTTCAACAACTCCATACCAAACATCTTCAAG AATCTGCAGGACATGGACGAACGTCGGACGGTGAAGCTCGGCGAGACATACCGGAGCTTTGCTGAGGCAGAGCGGAGAGTTGTTCCCATCATCTCCAAATGTCTAGAAGGAAtggtttctgctgccaaagctgTCGATGAGCGAAGG GATTCGGCCATTGTCGTGGAGTCATTTAAGTCAGGCTTTGAACCTCCAGGTGACTTCCCCTTCGAGGACTTCAGTCAGAACCTGAGCAGAACAGGCTTAGATGGGTCCATCAGCAACACACCCAAAGGAGACCGAGACAGAGACGGGGTCCCCGGACCACGATCTGACCCAAAACACCCTATGAGCAGAACCAAGAATAAACTTTGGCTGTTTGGGAAGAAACCAAAG GCCCCATCTCTGGAGGATTTTAGTCACTTACCTccggagcagaggaggaagaggctgcagcagaggatCGACGAACTCAACAAAGAGCTCCAGAAAGAGATGGACCAGAG agaTGCCCTGAACAAGATGAAGGATGTGTATGAGAAAAATCCACAGATGGGAGACCCCAACAGCCTGCAACCTAAAATATCAGAGACCATTTGCAACATGGAGAAGCTGCGCTCAGAAATCCACAAAAATGAG ACTTGGTTATCTGAGGTGGAGGGAAAGCAGAGCtccagaggagacagaagacacagCGCTGACAACCACCATCACACTCCTCAGGGCAGAGAAAG TCCTGAGGGCAGTTACACAGACGACACCAATCAGGAGCATCACACACCTCACCACCGCACCAGTCCTCCACAACCTGGACACCCAAACCCTGACCCTCATGAGTTTGATGAtgaatttgatgatgatgaccCGCTGCCTGTCATTGGACACTGCAAAGCGCTGTATTCCTTTGATG GTCAGAATGAGGGGACGCTGGTGATGAAAGAAGATGAG GTGTTGTACATCATAGAGGAGGATAAAGGTGATGGATGGACGAGGGCGAGGAAGCAGAGCGGAGAGGAGGGCTATGTTCCCACCTCCTACGTAGAAATCACCatggagaaaaacagcaaag